TACCGGGCGATATTGTTTGCCGGTGTAGTAATCGGTGATGTAAACGAAAGCAAGCGCGGTAAGAATGCCGATAAATCCGGCCCAGAAGAATGGCGTGGTGTTGTAACCGGGCGCCACTAGCATCATACGGGTTGTGAAGAACAAGGCGATGATTGCCAAAATAGTTGTTACCCAATAACCACGCGTGAGAGCCTTCATGGGGTTTTCACCCTCTTTGGCTTTTACAAACCAAAGTCCGATAATTGTTGCCAATAGTCCAAAAGCATGTAAAACGAGAGGAAACAAAATACCTTTGACGCCAAAAATTGGGTAAAGGGCGACACCCAGGACCATCGCGCCGATGCTTTCAGCAGAAATACTCTCGAACAAATCGGCACCGCGACCGGCGCAGTCACCAACGTTGTCTCCGACTAAGTCGGCGATAACGGCTGGGTTACGTGGATCATCTTCCGGAATGCCTGCTTCCACTTTTCCAACCAAATCTGCTCCCACGTCAGCGGCCTTGGTATAAATGCCACCACCGAGCTGGGCAAATAAAGCCACAAAGCTCGCGCCAAAACCATAACCCACAATCAGGCCGGGAATTTGTGCCACGGCGATGTGGAAGATGTTTTGATAGATCAAATAGAGTGACATCACTCCCAGAAGCGAGAGGGCGACGATGGTAATACCGGAAACCGCCCCTGCTTTAAGCGCTGTAAGGAGAGCGTGATTCAATCCGGAACCAGCGGCATCCGCTGTGCGAATGTTGGCACGGGTGGCGACAACCATACTGATTGCGCCTGCCAGGGCGGAGAGAAAAGCACCAATGATGAAGGCGCCGGCCACTTGCGCACCCGCTGTCCAGCCGTTTGTGCCACCGGTTAGGCCGTGTGCGAGATAAATAACGACCGCCACCACCGCCACAAAGATTACAATTGTCTTATATTGGCGCTTCAAAAAGGCGTTTGAGCCTTCTTTAATCGCGTCGGCGACTTTGCGCATCGTGTCCGTGCCGGTTCCCTGCTTGAAAATTTGGGACCACAGCATCCAGGCATAGACGAGTGCCAATATCCCCACCCCTGAAATGAATATATCGATTCTCTGCATAACAATATTCTTAAAAATTAATTATTAAGCTTTTGAATAATGATTTATGATATATGAATGATGATAACGCGCGTACATTCATCATTCTTCATTCGTTATTCATCATTCTTCTTCAGCTCTTCTGCCGGCTTCACAGTTGCCTCATTAGCAGAAATTTCCTCGGACTTTATTTCTTCGTCGGGCGTCGCGCTGGCGTCTTCCATCACGACCGCTTCTTCTCCGGATTTCACGATATCAATTCTCCACCCCGTCAATTTGGCGGCCAAGCGGACATTCTGGCCACGCTTACCGATCGCCAAACTTAATTGATCTTCGTTAACGTGAACCACCGCTTTGTGTTCGTCGTTTTGCAAGTCTACTCTCACAATTTTTGCGGGCGATAAAGCTTGGACGATAAACTTTGCGAAATCGTCATCCCATTGAATAATATCAATTTTCTCACCGGATAATTCGGAAATTACTGTTTGAATACGTGTTCCGCGTTGGCCGATACACGAACCAACCGCATCCACACCGTCTTGTTTGGAAAGGACCGCCACTTTTGAGCGTTGGCCCGCTTCACGCGCGACCGCCTTGATTTCCACGATGCCACTGTAAACTTCCGGCACTTCCAGTTCAAACAATTTCTTCATCATACCGGGATGGGCGCGAGACAAAATAATATCCGTACCTCGCGAGGTTAATTCCACTTTTACGAGGTAAACCTTCACGCGCTGGTTGATGCGATAGTGTTCGGTGGGAACTTGCTCTGAAGGAAACAAAACACCCGTGGCACGGCCCAAGTCAACGAAGATATTATTGTTTTCAATCCGCTGAATCGTGCCGTTGATGATTTCACCTTCTTTGCCCTTAAAGGCTTCGAAAGTGGCGGAGCGTTCCGCTTCGCGAATACGTTGGATAATAACCTGCTTGGCGGTTTGCGCGGCAATGCGACCGTAATTGGGATCGGTTGGTGTCACTTCCGTAGAGATTTCATCGCCAACTTTGGCGTCCGCCTTTTGTTCGGAGGCCTCTGTGACTGTAAATTCTGCGTCAGGATTGAGAATTTTCGGTTCTTCGCCTTCCACTACCGTTGTGGGTTCGACAACCGTCATAACTCTAAAAATTCGCGCTCTGCCGGTTTTCACGTCGAACGTGGCGCGAATATCTTGACCACGCTTTCCGTAATCGCGTCGAAAAGCGGCCGCAATAGCAGCGGCGATAGTTTCGATGACTTTATTGGGATCAATTCCCTTTTCTTCCGCAATCTGCGTGATTGCCGCGGCGAACTCGTCTTGTGATGGCATATGGATTGTTATTTAATTGTCTAAGTCTTTGTGAGCGAAGCGCCTGCCACCCGATGCTTTAGCGAAGGGTGGAAGCAATCTTCGCGTCCCACGAATAACCGCTTGTAATGAACAGGCGGTACTGTGGATAGATTAATCGAAATTATATTACTTGTCAAATTTAGGAATTGCTTAAGATTGGGTGAATTTTAGATATTGAATAATGATTTATGAATGATGCAACAAAAAAACCGACACTGGGTAGTGTCGGGTGGTTCTTCGGGTTTCTTAATCCCTTTTCTTTGTTCGCGGACGACGCGGACGAGCCGTCTTTGCTGGCTTCCTTTGCTGTTCATTGATTCGATGGTCGGCAAACATCCCTGCGACCTGTTTAAAGATTCTGGTGTCGCCATCGTCGGCCAGTGCATCCAGAACCTCAAGAACAAGCGCCTCCGGAAGTGTGACGGCAAGTTCCTTATAAACATCAAGGCCGATTCGAATCTGGTGTGCGGTACGCGTATTTTTGCCGCGGCGCACAAACCAGTCAGCGCACTCAAGTGCTTTCTCATGGTTTCCCGATGCCTTAAAGCAATAGAGCGCGTATTGCGTGGGCATTGTATCGCCGTTATCATTTTGCATCTCAAGCAACCCGTTTCCCAGTTCGTTGAGTTTGGCGATGGCTTTTGCATCCATGTAGCAATTAATCGCCGTCTCAAATTGCAGAAACCTTCGGGAAACATCACCCAACTCCACTTGTTCTTGTTCCGCGTATGTCTTTGCGGAGGCGAGTAGGCTATAGGCCAATCCGAAGTATCTTGAGCAATCCGAGGAAATGTTTAATGCTTTGAGATACAGAAGGTATTTCCTGCCAAGCGATAACTGCTGGTCTGTGGCATTACAGACACCAAAGCATATGCGGGCGAGTTGATGTCGTTCGTAATTTTCCGGTCCGGCAATGCCTACTGCGCAAATTTTTCCCAAATCAAGAAGCTTTTCGAGGGCGTT
The window above is part of the bacterium genome. Proteins encoded here:
- a CDS encoding sodium-translocating pyrophosphatase translates to MQRIDIFISGVGILALVYAWMLWSQIFKQGTGTDTMRKVADAIKEGSNAFLKRQYKTIVIFVAVVAVVIYLAHGLTGGTNGWTAGAQVAGAFIIGAFLSALAGAISMVVATRANIRTADAAGSGLNHALLTALKAGAVSGITIVALSLLGVMSLYLIYQNIFHIAVAQIPGLIVGYGFGASFVALFAQLGGGIYTKAADVGADLVGKVEAGIPEDDPRNPAVIADLVGDNVGDCAGRGADLFESISAESIGAMVLGVALYPIFGVKGILFPLVLHAFGLLATIIGLWFVKAKEGENPMKALTRGYWVTTILAIIALFFTTRMMLVAPGYNTTPFFWAGFIGILTALAFVYITDYYTGKQYRPVKSIAESSLTGHGTNVITGMSVGMESTALPVIVVAGALLSSYALGNSTGIPMGGLYGTAVATIGMLATVGYILAMDMFGPITDNAGGIVEMSNAPEATREVTDELDATGNTTKAITKGYAVGSAALAAFLLFSAYLEQAKITSVDMAKVPVFVGALIGGMVVFLFSSLAIRAVGKAAGVIVEEVRRQFKAKPGIMAGTDKPDYAAAVDIATVSALRHMIAPGILAITAPILVGYFLRAEAAAGFVMVGTIVGVLMAIMLNNAGGAWDNAKKFIEKGNFGGKKSFAHQAAVTGDTVGDPFKDTAGPSLHVLIKLFSTLTLALASLFI
- the nusA gene encoding transcription termination factor NusA; translated protein: MPSQDEFAAAITQIAEEKGIDPNKVIETIAAAIAAAFRRDYGKRGQDIRATFDVKTGRARIFRVMTVVEPTTVVEGEEPKILNPDAEFTVTEASEQKADAKVGDEISTEVTPTDPNYGRIAAQTAKQVIIQRIREAERSATFEAFKGKEGEIINGTIQRIENNNIFVDLGRATGVLFPSEQVPTEHYRINQRVKVYLVKVELTSRGTDIILSRAHPGMMKKLFELEVPEVYSGIVEIKAVAREAGQRSKVAVLSKQDGVDAVGSCIGQRGTRIQTVISELSGEKIDIIQWDDDFAKFIVQALSPAKIVRVDLQNDEHKAVVHVNEDQLSLAIGKRGQNVRLAAKLTGWRIDIVKSGEEAVVMEDASATPDEEIKSEEISANEATVKPAEELKKNDE